The Desulfomonile tiedjei genome includes a region encoding these proteins:
- a CDS encoding sugar transferase, giving the protein MYKQYKPYQYFLVIADFFLIVAILVIAVKLRPLLPGKTILAADTFADFSHFWPMFLAVPILFHIVFAMTGVYELSRVPFFSLQISRLVSSYLLAVLVAAGFFYFTYREVSRLLVVYFSLITFAAMVAERYLLTLFMAKRATMAERTNVLIVGGTERSIALAERLFQQYGSVYNLVGLVDSGDGFDSALPAPLIGTIEDLPRLVREHDIQLVLIALTRSKYQEVEKLIVDLYPLPVRIYLIPDVLELSLRHSEVETFADVTVIGIREPVIQGAQRAVKRIFDVVVASVALILSSPLWLVIWIAIKMDSPGPAIFKTDRIGENGKIFTMYKFRTMVVGAARLQDKVMALDKDGEPVYKLSVDPRITGVGRWLRRWSLDELPQFINILKGEMSLVGPRPEQAFITQDYDASQWPRLSVPPGLTGWWQVSGRSDLPLHLNTQYDLYYVRNYSFVLDLKIILKTIGVVLRGKGAY; this is encoded by the coding sequence GTGTACAAGCAGTATAAGCCGTACCAGTATTTTCTGGTAATAGCGGACTTTTTCCTCATAGTAGCGATTTTAGTCATTGCGGTGAAATTACGACCGCTTCTGCCGGGGAAAACCATTCTGGCCGCTGACACATTTGCCGATTTTAGCCATTTCTGGCCGATGTTTCTCGCAGTCCCCATTCTTTTCCACATTGTTTTTGCAATGACAGGGGTGTACGAACTCTCACGAGTACCTTTTTTTTCCCTTCAGATCTCTCGCTTGGTGTCGTCTTACCTTCTCGCTGTGCTTGTGGCCGCGGGGTTTTTTTATTTCACGTACAGAGAGGTATCCAGGCTCCTGGTTGTTTATTTCAGCCTGATCACCTTTGCAGCCATGGTTGCTGAGCGCTATCTTCTAACGCTGTTTATGGCGAAGCGTGCGACGATGGCTGAACGGACCAACGTTTTGATTGTGGGTGGTACTGAAAGAAGTATTGCCCTGGCAGAGAGGTTGTTCCAGCAATATGGCTCGGTCTATAACCTGGTCGGCCTCGTGGACAGTGGGGACGGTTTTGACAGTGCTCTCCCGGCCCCTTTGATAGGCACCATTGAAGATCTGCCGCGACTTGTCCGAGAGCATGACATTCAATTGGTCCTCATAGCCCTTACGAGGAGCAAATACCAGGAAGTGGAAAAGCTGATCGTCGATCTTTACCCTCTTCCGGTACGGATCTATCTAATCCCCGACGTGTTGGAATTAAGCCTTCGGCATTCTGAAGTAGAGACATTCGCAGATGTTACCGTTATAGGTATCAGAGAACCTGTCATACAGGGTGCCCAAAGGGCCGTTAAAAGGATCTTTGATGTGGTCGTAGCCTCGGTGGCGCTGATTTTGAGTTCGCCTCTGTGGCTGGTGATTTGGATAGCCATTAAAATGGATTCTCCCGGACCTGCCATTTTCAAAACAGACAGAATAGGAGAAAACGGCAAAATCTTCACCATGTACAAATTTCGGACCATGGTGGTTGGGGCGGCTAGACTTCAGGATAAGGTCATGGCTTTGGATAAGGACGGGGAGCCCGTGTACAAGCTTTCAGTCGACCCGAGAATCACCGGAGTGGGCAGGTGGTTGAGACGTTGGTCTCTGGACGAGTTGCCTCAGTTCATTAATATTCTCAAAGGGGAAATGTCCCTCGTGGGCCCAAGACCCGAGCAGGCTTTCATCACCCAGGACTACGACGCTTCACAATGGCCGCGGCTTTCGGTGCCGCCCGGATTGACCGGATGGTGGCAGGTCTCCGGGAGAAGCGACCTCCCTCTCCATTTGAACACCCAGTATGACCTCTATTACGTGCGGAATTATTCCTTTGTCTTGGATTTGAAAATCATTCTCAAAACCATCGGCGTTGTTCTCCGGGGTAAGGGCGCTTACTGA
- a CDS encoding branched-chain amino acid ABC transporter permease, which produces MEALKSAFDFSDFPRTDIWVARAVAAGLLVFPLLPHSSFAMATMIQFLMFSVYGMGWNTIGGYGGQVDLGKAQYVGIGAYTTAVMMIRWDVPFWFSLPIGMGLAVCWSFIIGYPLFRLKGHYFAIATIATSLILKDVFESWSFIGGARGLKIPLKGEMPNFLYIQFREDYYYYYIMLGFFFIGLFYLNWFRHSRIGFQLRSIKDNEDVAKSLGIDSHWSKIKAYAVATAFVAAVGSFHACYNFNIEPEDVMSLDLSVLIALMAMLGGAGSLFGPIIGAAVLVPMKNYLGAWFGARAGLVGLDLIIYATIIMVIAAFEPRGIWGLITRLRERRSD; this is translated from the coding sequence TTGGAAGCACTGAAAAGCGCCTTTGATTTTTCAGATTTTCCCAGAACCGACATCTGGGTGGCCAGAGCGGTTGCCGCGGGTCTGCTGGTTTTCCCGCTGCTCCCGCATTCCAGCTTTGCCATGGCCACGATGATTCAGTTTCTGATGTTCTCCGTGTACGGAATGGGATGGAACACCATTGGCGGGTACGGAGGACAAGTGGACCTGGGCAAGGCGCAATACGTAGGCATCGGTGCATATACCACGGCTGTCATGATGATCCGCTGGGACGTGCCCTTCTGGTTCTCGTTGCCCATCGGAATGGGCCTTGCGGTCTGCTGGAGCTTCATAATCGGCTATCCCCTTTTTCGTTTGAAAGGCCATTACTTTGCCATCGCCACCATAGCAACTTCACTGATTCTGAAGGACGTTTTTGAGTCTTGGTCCTTCATCGGCGGGGCAAGGGGCCTGAAGATCCCTCTCAAAGGAGAGATGCCGAACTTCCTCTACATTCAGTTTCGCGAGGACTACTACTATTACTACATTATGTTAGGCTTTTTTTTTATTGGGCTTTTTTATCTCAATTGGTTCCGGCACAGCCGCATCGGGTTTCAACTGCGCTCTATTAAGGACAACGAGGACGTTGCAAAGAGTCTGGGCATCGATTCGCACTGGTCAAAGATAAAGGCATACGCGGTTGCAACAGCTTTTGTGGCCGCTGTTGGCTCGTTTCACGCTTGTTACAACTTCAATATCGAGCCCGAAGATGTCATGAGCCTGGATCTGTCGGTGCTCATAGCATTGATGGCCATGTTGGGCGGTGCAGGGAGCCTATTCGGACCCATAATCGGCGCGGCTGTTCTGGTTCCGATGAAGAACTATCTCGGGGCATGGTTCGGGGCCAGGGCCGGACTTGTAGGACTGGACCTCATCATCTATGCCACCATCATAATGGTGATTGCTGCGTTTGAGCCCCGAGGGATCTGGGGGCTGATCACCCGCCTGCGGGAACGGCGGAGCGACTGA
- a CDS encoding 2-oxoacid:ferredoxin oxidoreductase subunit beta yields the protein MEQVNRSVVYDWLRHDKKFPHVWCPGCGLGIILGALVRALVKSGLSKDEVVLVSGIGCSGRLPVYVDVGSVHTTHGRALTFATGIKLAKPELTVITVMGDGDALAIGGNHLIHAARRNLDIMALIVNNQNYGMTGGQYSPTTPFGARASTALYGQIEPPFDMSSLCAAAGAAFVARSTVYHVDQMEKLMGQAMTHPGFSVLEVLSPCYTNFGRQNRFASHIEMMKELKTSSVPISRWEKMTETERGGRFSTGVLVDRDLPRYLDSYRRVCETAAKLKAEGEL from the coding sequence ATGGAGCAAGTAAACCGCAGCGTTGTTTACGACTGGCTCCGCCACGACAAGAAATTCCCTCACGTCTGGTGCCCGGGCTGCGGACTTGGAATAATTCTGGGCGCGCTTGTCAGAGCACTGGTGAAAAGCGGTCTGAGTAAGGACGAGGTAGTGCTGGTCTCTGGCATCGGATGTTCGGGAAGGCTCCCTGTTTACGTGGATGTGGGTAGCGTGCACACCACTCACGGCCGAGCGCTGACTTTTGCTACGGGGATAAAGCTGGCAAAACCTGAACTCACGGTGATCACGGTCATGGGGGACGGTGACGCCCTTGCTATAGGCGGTAACCATCTCATTCACGCCGCCAGGCGCAACCTGGACATCATGGCTCTGATAGTCAACAATCAGAATTACGGCATGACGGGCGGCCAGTACAGCCCCACGACCCCATTTGGGGCCAGGGCTTCTACGGCATTGTATGGCCAAATCGAACCGCCTTTTGATATGAGTAGTCTGTGCGCTGCGGCCGGCGCGGCCTTTGTGGCTCGCTCCACAGTCTATCACGTGGACCAGATGGAAAAGCTCATGGGTCAGGCTATGACCCATCCGGGCTTCAGTGTTCTGGAAGTCCTTTCGCCCTGCTACACCAACTTTGGTAGGCAAAATCGGTTCGCATCGCATATAGAAATGATGAAAGAACTCAAAACATCCAGTGTTCCGATCAGTCGTTGGGAAAAGATGACCGAAACCGAGCGGGGAGGCCGCTTCTCCACAGGAGTGCTGGTTGACCGGGACCTGCCACGGTATTTGGATTCCTATCGCAGAGTCTGCGAGACCGCGGCAAAGCTGAAAGCCGAGGGCGAGTTATGA
- a CDS encoding 2-oxoacid:acceptor oxidoreductase family protein: MSRKDLSPLPSLRVEVRLAGSGGQGIVLAGLILAEAAGVFDGREVAMVQSYGPEARGGTSKAEIIISDSPIDYPLCTQVDLLLAMNQEACDAFCWDLKPGALAVVDKDLVSHPPSSRAVALPFTSVARDKLKRTMMANVVALGAVAELTGLVTRRSLEKSLLNRLPASTHELNKKALGLGTRMAKAISGKPSVTEDEDLDAESL, from the coding sequence ATGAGCCGCAAGGACCTCTCTCCCTTGCCGTCCCTGCGCGTGGAAGTCCGGCTTGCCGGTTCCGGCGGCCAGGGAATTGTCCTTGCAGGACTGATTCTTGCCGAGGCCGCGGGAGTTTTCGACGGCCGTGAGGTGGCGATGGTGCAGTCTTATGGTCCGGAGGCACGTGGAGGTACCAGTAAAGCCGAAATCATCATCAGCGACAGCCCCATCGACTACCCGCTATGCACGCAGGTGGACCTTTTGCTCGCCATGAATCAGGAAGCCTGTGATGCTTTTTGCTGGGATCTCAAGCCCGGTGCTTTGGCAGTCGTGGACAAGGACCTGGTGAGCCATCCGCCGAGCAGCCGCGCAGTTGCATTGCCGTTTACGTCCGTGGCGCGCGACAAGCTCAAAAGGACCATGATGGCTAATGTGGTGGCTCTGGGTGCTGTCGCGGAACTCACCGGCCTCGTTACACGGAGATCTCTGGAAAAGTCGCTTCTGAACCGGCTTCCGGCCAGCACCCACGAGCTGAACAAAAAAGCGCTCGGTCTGGGCACACGCATGGCTAAGGCAATTTCGGGCAAACCGAGCGTGACAGAGGACGAGGACCTGGATGCCGAAAGCCTGTGA
- a CDS encoding ABC transporter ATP-binding protein: protein MLKLEDVKVRYGAAPVVQGVSLEVFPGETVSVVGSNGAGKSTLLKAIMGSQPAHAGRIFFDGLEIQDRRTEDIVRMGVIYVPEDRKLFKPLSVEENLLLGAYTLDDEERKKANLESVYQLFPALSHRKEQATATMSGGEQQMVAIGRGLMSNPRILMLDEPSLGLAPLLVDEVLDTVRRLKEQGLTILLVEQNVREALEISDRAYILQTGRITDQGPAKDLLRSDEIRKAFLGL from the coding sequence ATCCTGAAGTTGGAGGATGTCAAAGTCCGCTACGGCGCGGCTCCGGTGGTTCAAGGAGTCAGTCTTGAAGTGTTTCCAGGTGAGACGGTTTCTGTCGTCGGTTCCAACGGGGCCGGCAAATCCACTCTCCTCAAGGCTATAATGGGCTCTCAGCCCGCGCACGCGGGACGAATATTCTTTGATGGGCTGGAAATCCAGGATCGTCGCACCGAAGATATAGTGCGAATGGGCGTGATTTACGTGCCGGAGGATCGGAAGTTGTTCAAGCCGCTGTCGGTGGAGGAGAATCTCCTGCTGGGCGCTTACACCCTGGATGACGAAGAACGGAAAAAGGCTAATCTGGAGTCCGTGTATCAGCTGTTTCCTGCACTGAGTCATCGGAAGGAACAGGCTACAGCGACCATGTCTGGTGGCGAGCAGCAAATGGTGGCCATCGGCCGCGGACTTATGAGCAATCCCAGGATATTGATGCTCGATGAACCGTCCCTGGGCCTGGCTCCCCTGTTGGTGGACGAGGTCCTGGATACGGTGCGAAGGCTCAAAGAGCAGGGGCTGACCATCCTGCTTGTCGAACAGAATGTGCGAGAAGCTCTGGAGATCTCGGATCGGGCTTATATACTGCAAACAGGCCGGATCACAGACCAAGGTCCCGCCAAGGACCTGCTCCGCTCGGATGAAATAAGGAAAGCCTTCTTGGGGTTGTGA
- a CDS encoding 2-oxoacid:acceptor oxidoreductase subunit alpha: MHKGRGQLLQGNEAIVLGALAAGCNFFAGYPITPSSEIMELMSRELPARGDVFIQMEDEIASLGACIGASLAGRKSMTATSGPGFSLMQENLGYACIAEVPVVLVNVMRGGPSTGLPTNVAQGDVQQARWGTHGDHPAIVLCPSTVSECFQLTVTAFNHAQRFRTPVILLADEMVAHTREKVVLPDPGEIEVISRRHPTVPPDWYLPYKTDGSLIPMLADLGQGYRYHVTGMVHDERGFPTRRPDETGPFLNRLFAKISRQFGYLENVKPFQLDDADELIIAYGCMARSARAAVRMGRERGLKLGLLQLMSLWPFPRRAVSEALAGKRAAVVPELNMGQLRREVMRVNDGRTIVLGLSRTDGTMIDPDDILKRLREV, translated from the coding sequence ATGCATAAAGGCCGTGGACAACTCCTCCAGGGAAATGAAGCCATAGTCTTGGGCGCCCTGGCAGCGGGCTGTAATTTCTTCGCGGGCTACCCGATTACTCCTTCCAGCGAGATCATGGAACTTATGAGCCGTGAATTGCCGGCAAGAGGAGATGTTTTCATTCAAATGGAGGACGAAATAGCATCTCTGGGCGCCTGCATCGGCGCAAGCCTGGCCGGCCGCAAGTCCATGACCGCCACGAGTGGACCCGGGTTTTCTCTCATGCAGGAGAACCTCGGGTACGCGTGCATCGCCGAGGTGCCTGTGGTCCTGGTCAACGTGATGCGAGGCGGACCGTCGACCGGCTTGCCTACCAACGTGGCGCAGGGCGACGTGCAGCAAGCTCGATGGGGGACCCACGGCGACCATCCCGCGATAGTACTCTGTCCCTCGACGGTCTCAGAATGCTTTCAGCTAACGGTGACAGCTTTCAATCACGCGCAACGTTTCCGAACGCCGGTTATTCTCCTGGCCGATGAGATGGTGGCCCATACCCGAGAAAAAGTGGTCCTGCCGGACCCCGGCGAGATTGAAGTGATTAGTCGCCGTCACCCTACAGTGCCGCCTGACTGGTATCTGCCGTACAAGACCGACGGGAGTCTGATTCCGATGCTGGCCGATCTGGGCCAGGGTTACCGTTACCATGTGACGGGGATGGTGCATGACGAGCGCGGATTTCCAACCCGCCGGCCTGACGAAACGGGACCGTTCCTGAATCGGCTGTTCGCAAAGATCAGCCGCCAGTTCGGCTACCTGGAGAACGTCAAACCCTTTCAATTGGATGATGCGGACGAACTCATTATTGCTTACGGTTGCATGGCCAGATCTGCAAGGGCCGCCGTACGTATGGGGCGAGAGCGCGGCTTGAAACTGGGGCTCTTGCAGCTTATGTCCCTCTGGCCTTTCCCACGCCGGGCCGTGTCGGAGGCGCTAGCCGGGAAAAGGGCGGCCGTTGTACCTGAACTTAATATGGGACAGCTTCGGCGGGAAGTTATGCGCGTGAATGACGGCCGTACAATAGTGCTGGGCCTTAGCAGGACGGACGGCACCATGATCGATCCGGACGACATTTTGAAACGCCTGCGTGAGGTGTAA
- the pxpB gene encoding 5-oxoprolinase subunit PxpB, with amino-acid sequence MTPRVFERPVIRIVGDMAALAEYGDAISPEINRKVRAVALALDREKPAGFIEVVPTYRSILIIYDPTVVNLEGLTGVLVNLENRLDSFEIPGPRTVEIPVAYNGDFGPDIDFVAKHAGLSVADVIRIHSSQAYQIYMIGFTPGFPFLGGLPEELHTPRLDTPRPLVPAGSVGIANNQTGVYPIESPGGWRLIGRTPLTLFKPSRKDPFLYRTGDLIRFVPISTAEYHRIAGTEAD; translated from the coding sequence ATGACCCCGCGGGTCTTTGAAAGGCCTGTAATCAGGATCGTTGGTGACATGGCCGCGCTCGCGGAGTACGGCGACGCCATCTCTCCCGAGATCAACCGCAAAGTCCGCGCCGTGGCTTTGGCTCTCGATCGGGAGAAACCTGCCGGGTTCATAGAAGTTGTCCCCACATACCGGTCCATATTAATCATCTACGATCCGACGGTCGTGAATTTGGAGGGGCTAACCGGGGTCCTCGTCAACCTGGAAAATCGCCTGGACAGCTTTGAAATCCCGGGCCCTAGAACGGTCGAGATTCCTGTTGCTTACAACGGCGATTTCGGGCCGGACATTGACTTCGTGGCAAAGCACGCAGGTCTGAGCGTCGCGGACGTGATTCGCATCCACTCTTCGCAAGCCTACCAAATCTACATGATAGGGTTCACACCGGGGTTTCCTTTCCTGGGGGGGTTGCCGGAGGAACTGCACACACCTCGGTTGGATACCCCCCGTCCTTTGGTTCCCGCTGGATCTGTGGGGATCGCGAACAATCAGACCGGCGTGTACCCCATAGAAAGCCCGGGTGGTTGGCGATTGATCGGTCGGACTCCTCTGACTTTGTTCAAGCCTTCTCGCAAGGACCCTTTCCTTTACCGCACCGGAGACCTGATAAGGTTCGTGCCCATTTCCACGGCGGAGTACCATCGGATTGCCGGGACGGAGGCCGACTGA
- a CDS encoding ABC transporter ATP-binding protein — protein sequence MALLKVENLGMMFGGLHANRDISFEVAEGELVGLIGPNGAGKSTLFNCMAGLYEPTSGTIYFKDQDVTGFKPYQMARLGLARTFQVYVATGDLSVLENVMVGSFLRTRSRLEAKAKAESLMEKMDLVDLSQARLANLPVAAQKRVVMATALATDPALLLLDEVAAGLNPSEIEQMMEVIRWVRADLNITVILIEHVMELVMNLSHRVLVLDTGRLIAEGEPKEIVRRPEVIKAYLGERYVAEHLGKMS from the coding sequence ATGGCCCTTCTAAAGGTTGAAAACCTCGGCATGATGTTCGGAGGGCTCCACGCCAACAGGGACATTTCCTTCGAGGTCGCGGAAGGTGAACTCGTCGGATTGATCGGTCCGAACGGGGCCGGGAAATCGACGCTTTTCAACTGCATGGCTGGGCTTTATGAGCCAACTTCGGGAACCATCTATTTTAAAGATCAAGACGTGACCGGCTTCAAACCCTATCAGATGGCTCGCTTGGGGCTGGCGAGAACTTTCCAGGTCTATGTTGCGACAGGGGACCTGAGCGTCCTTGAAAACGTCATGGTCGGCAGCTTTCTCAGGACCAGGTCGCGTTTGGAGGCCAAAGCCAAGGCTGAGAGCCTGATGGAGAAAATGGACCTTGTTGACCTGTCGCAAGCGCGGCTGGCCAACTTGCCGGTCGCGGCCCAGAAAAGAGTCGTCATGGCCACAGCGCTGGCCACCGATCCTGCTCTCCTACTGCTCGATGAAGTGGCAGCAGGCTTGAATCCATCGGAAATCGAGCAAATGATGGAAGTAATCCGCTGGGTGCGCGCGGATTTGAACATCACGGTGATTCTCATCGAACACGTAATGGAGCTGGTCATGAACCTTTCTCATCGGGTGTTGGTTCTTGATACCGGCCGGCTTATCGCCGAAGGCGAGCCGAAGGAGATCGTGCGCAGGCCTGAGGTCATCAAGGCTTATCTGGGTGAACGATACGTGGCCGAACACCTTGGGAAGATGTCCTGA
- a CDS encoding ABC transporter substrate-binding protein — MPRRLFVSVLAIMLGIALSFPAGAVEEIKIGVLYPLTGGAAAEGKELRDGAELATEIANNAKSELSMTMAKNAGIKSLGGAKIKLIIQDHQGNPQLGADLAKKLIQDDKVVGLMGAYHSAVTKTVAAVAERYGVPLINESSTSPALTKEGNKWFWRTTPHDTTFTNDLFVFLEGLTQGKVKGVKAFDKKDLLPVVSACEKTEWGSNVDAAIKELGKAKGFEPQVSLLYAAKAPDLSSEVQSLLAPKPGTMLFAGYGADAILMVKTLKSMKAKPKVIWGQDAGFESPEFVSTLGDDVEGILTRTVFSPRVGDVKKVAKEVNDLYKAKTGRDLSGASARSFTATQAWVHILEKAGSTKPEAIQKAANDIKIDADELIVPWKGIKFSTSGQDLGQNELGTGMIGQYQKGKDGKMILEIVYPFELATTNMIYPVKGW, encoded by the coding sequence ATGCCGCGCAGACTCTTTGTGTCAGTCCTGGCAATAATGCTGGGGATCGCCCTGAGCTTTCCGGCAGGGGCGGTCGAAGAAATCAAAATCGGTGTGCTTTATCCCTTGACCGGCGGTGCGGCCGCGGAGGGCAAGGAACTACGGGACGGCGCCGAGCTGGCCACCGAAATCGCAAACAACGCGAAGTCTGAACTGAGCATGACAATGGCCAAAAACGCGGGTATCAAGTCCCTCGGCGGGGCCAAAATCAAGCTGATAATTCAGGATCATCAGGGCAACCCCCAACTGGGCGCGGACCTAGCCAAAAAACTGATCCAGGACGACAAAGTAGTCGGATTGATGGGAGCTTACCATTCAGCTGTCACCAAGACCGTGGCCGCGGTTGCCGAACGTTACGGCGTACCCCTGATCAACGAGTCCTCTACCAGCCCGGCGCTCACCAAGGAAGGAAACAAGTGGTTCTGGAGGACCACGCCCCATGACACCACTTTCACAAACGATCTGTTCGTGTTTCTGGAGGGCTTGACCCAGGGCAAGGTCAAAGGCGTAAAGGCCTTTGACAAGAAGGACCTCCTGCCGGTAGTCTCCGCGTGCGAGAAAACCGAGTGGGGCTCCAACGTGGATGCAGCCATAAAGGAACTGGGGAAAGCCAAAGGCTTCGAACCCCAGGTGAGTCTGTTGTACGCGGCCAAAGCCCCGGACCTCTCGTCGGAAGTTCAGAGTCTCCTTGCCCCCAAGCCCGGCACCATGCTGTTCGCTGGTTACGGAGCGGACGCTATTCTCATGGTCAAGACCCTGAAGTCCATGAAAGCCAAGCCCAAGGTGATTTGGGGCCAGGACGCGGGATTTGAAAGTCCCGAGTTTGTCTCGACTCTCGGGGACGATGTGGAAGGAATCCTCACCCGCACCGTGTTCAGTCCTCGTGTGGGAGATGTCAAGAAGGTCGCCAAAGAGGTAAACGACCTGTACAAAGCCAAGACCGGCCGCGACCTTAGCGGAGCGTCAGCCAGGAGCTTCACCGCCACTCAAGCGTGGGTCCATATCCTGGAAAAGGCCGGTTCCACTAAGCCGGAGGCCATCCAAAAGGCGGCCAATGACATCAAGATCGACGCGGACGAGCTGATTGTGCCTTGGAAAGGGATCAAATTCTCCACCAGCGGCCAGGACCTGGGCCAGAATGAGCTGGGCACGGGCATGATCGGACAGTACCAGAAGGGCAAAGACGGGAAGATGATCCTGGAAATCGTCTACCCATTTGAACTTGCCACCACGAATATGATTTATCCTGTCAAAGGGTGGTAA
- a CDS encoding branched-chain amino acid ABC transporter permease, whose translation MEDLFIQISKAVVAGLMMGLVFGLVALGLTIIFGVMDIVNFAHGEFLMIGMYAGLLTATLLRVDPLVGLPVAAVVGILLGLVCYYSLVRFLLRGPIVAQLFGTFGLMLFLRNVALMVMGAEPQSLHHGILVGKSFVVGPGMVIELTKLAAGVLSLAAFAGTWWLLNRTKIGKGLTATALDGQAARYMGIPTERMNAFAWALGGATVSVAGALLVNFWPVDPNVGLLFTMIAFTTVALGGFGSIPGAALAGLIVGMMINIAPMWDACAVYLEMEVGWLHQFKYSFVYLAFFLIMVFRPRGLFGWKH comes from the coding sequence ATGGAAGATCTGTTTATTCAAATATCCAAGGCCGTGGTCGCGGGCCTGATGATGGGCCTGGTCTTTGGCCTGGTGGCTCTGGGTTTGACGATAATCTTCGGTGTCATGGACATCGTCAACTTTGCCCACGGCGAATTCCTGATGATCGGGATGTATGCCGGCTTGCTCACCGCGACATTACTTCGCGTGGACCCTCTAGTGGGATTGCCGGTGGCCGCGGTGGTCGGGATCCTGCTTGGCCTCGTTTGCTATTACAGTCTGGTGCGGTTTCTTTTGCGAGGGCCGATAGTGGCTCAGCTCTTCGGGACCTTCGGCCTCATGCTTTTTCTGCGCAATGTAGCTCTCATGGTAATGGGCGCGGAGCCGCAAAGCCTTCATCATGGGATTTTGGTGGGCAAGTCTTTTGTCGTGGGCCCTGGAATGGTCATAGAGCTTACCAAACTGGCCGCGGGCGTGTTGTCACTGGCGGCCTTTGCAGGAACGTGGTGGCTGCTGAATCGGACCAAGATAGGCAAGGGGCTGACAGCGACCGCGCTGGACGGTCAGGCGGCTCGTTATATGGGGATTCCCACCGAGAGGATGAACGCTTTCGCGTGGGCATTGGGGGGAGCTACGGTCTCTGTGGCGGGGGCATTACTGGTGAACTTCTGGCCCGTGGACCCGAATGTGGGACTTTTGTTCACGATGATAGCGTTTACCACCGTGGCTTTAGGGGGCTTCGGTTCCATTCCCGGCGCTGCGCTGGCCGGTTTGATTGTGGGGATGATGATCAATATCGCGCCCATGTGGGACGCGTGTGCCGTGTACTTGGAGATGGAGGTCGGATGGCTTCATCAATTCAAATACTCTTTTGTTTACCTGGCCTTCTTTCTTATCATGGTCTTTAGACCTCGAGGACTCTTCGGTTGGAAGCACTGA
- a CDS encoding 4Fe-4S binding protein, with protein MSRKRKSETVKSKKELPNVSFFPAWCKRCGNCVAFCPKNTLETDEWGYPYVARPESCISCHLCEKLCPDFAITVGEKTPPTEGQRTARDLPADRKADAGRSHSPERVARTPKAEEENDA; from the coding sequence ATGTCCCGGAAGAGGAAAAGCGAAACCGTCAAATCAAAGAAAGAACTCCCTAATGTGAGCTTCTTCCCCGCTTGGTGCAAACGATGCGGGAATTGCGTGGCATTTTGCCCCAAGAATACGTTGGAAACCGATGAATGGGGCTACCCATACGTAGCCAGGCCTGAGAGTTGCATCAGTTGCCATCTGTGCGAAAAGCTCTGTCCGGATTTCGCGATAACCGTCGGGGAGAAGACCCCTCCCACTGAAGGCCAACGGACCGCGAGAGATTTGCCGGCTGACCGCAAGGCCGACGCGGGACGCAGCCACAGCCCTGAAAGGGTGGCTCGCACACCCAAGGCGGAGGAGGAAAACGATGCATAA
- a CDS encoding LamB/YcsF family protein, which translates to MQEIDLNCDMGESFGAYKLGLDEEVIKYISSANIACGWHAGDPMVMDRTVRLAASHGVGIGAHPGYPDLMGFGRRQMDCTGTEIRNYVIYQIGALKAFCVANGVRMRHVKPHGGLYWAAAESQAAAEAVVEAVASVDPELMCLALAGPKGELMAAACRRAGLQIVREAFPDRAYTPEGMLTPRRLPGAVISDPEAVAARALMIAKEGQIEAAEGTRIRLEAQTICVHGDNPTAVDLVRGIRRLLESEGVAVRLMCMAAGPGKT; encoded by the coding sequence ATGCAAGAAATAGATCTCAACTGTGACATGGGCGAGAGCTTTGGAGCTTACAAGCTCGGGCTCGACGAAGAAGTCATCAAATATATCTCATCGGCCAATATAGCCTGCGGCTGGCACGCCGGAGACCCCATGGTAATGGACCGTACGGTCCGACTGGCAGCCTCACATGGTGTGGGCATCGGCGCGCATCCGGGCTATCCGGACCTGATGGGCTTCGGGCGTCGCCAGATGGACTGCACAGGGACTGAGATACGGAACTATGTGATTTATCAGATAGGCGCTCTGAAAGCCTTTTGCGTTGCCAATGGCGTGAGGATGCGCCACGTCAAGCCTCACGGGGGCCTTTACTGGGCCGCGGCCGAGAGCCAGGCGGCGGCTGAGGCCGTAGTGGAGGCAGTGGCCTCTGTTGATCCTGAACTGATGTGTTTGGCTCTGGCAGGTCCCAAAGGCGAACTGATGGCCGCAGCGTGCCGGAGAGCCGGGCTTCAAATCGTGCGAGAAGCTTTCCCGGACCGCGCGTACACGCCTGAGGGCATGTTGACGCCAAGACGCCTGCCCGGCGCGGTGATCTCGGATCCGGAAGCGGTGGCGGCAAGGGCCTTAATGATAGCCAAGGAAGGCCAAATAGAGGCGGCCGAAGGGACTCGTATAAGGCTTGAGGCTCAGACCATCTGTGTCCACGGCGATAATCCCACAGCCGTGGACCTTGTCAGAGGCATTCGCCGGCTGCTTGAATCAGAAGGCGTTGCAGTTCGCCTTATGTGCATGGCCGCAGGTCCGGGGAAAACATGA